One region of Chaetodon auriga isolate fChaAug3 chromosome 5, fChaAug3.hap1, whole genome shotgun sequence genomic DNA includes:
- the LOC143320457 gene encoding uncharacterized protein LOC143320457, translating into MALPVVVFLLALTSFSAATAPDCKDLVKPIMPEDPKMVFGKWVYVMGAGDPKPYHKALESLKSSWIDLSPTSDSQIVTLRWGDRCFNRCILGEVNATVSGLATTFRKNLSDHKGHILQTCSDCLLWTDTFRNGDVTGRYVLQFTRTGKIDPKDVEIFKKQVGCLNFPENFHSYDEKIELCPDDKESAD; encoded by the exons ATGGCTCTGCCTGTTGTTGTATTTCTATTGGCTCTCACTTCCTTCAGCGCTGCAACCGCACCTGACTGCAAGGACCTGGTCAAACCCATTATGCCAGAGGACCCCAAAATG GTTTTTGGGAAGTGGGTGTATGTGATGGGAGCTGGTGACCCCAAACCATACCACAAGGCACTGGAATCTCTGAAAAGCTCCTGGATAGACTTGTCTCCCACATCCGACAGTCAAATTGTGACATTACGTTGGGGAGATCGCTGCTT TAATCGGTGCATCTTGGGGGAGGTGAATGCCACAGTCTCAGGACTTGCCACCACTTTTCGCA AAAATCTGTCAGACCACAAAGGACATATTCTACAGACCTGCTCTGACTGCCTGCTGTGGACAGACACCTTTCGAAATGGGGACGTCACTGGTAGATACGTCCTGCAGTTCA CAAGGACGGGAAAAATAGACCCCAAAGATGTTGAAATTTTCAAGAAACAAGTTGGGTGTCTGAACTTCCCAGAGAACTTCCACAGCTACGATGAGAAAATAG aGCTGTGCCCCGATGACAAAGAGAGTGCAGACTGA
- the iqgap2 gene encoding ras GTPase-activating-like protein IQGAP2 produces MHHEETATLQKPRYGTIQDDERLSAEEMDERRRQNIAYEYLCHLEEAKRWMEACLEEDLPLTTELEEGLRNGVYLGKLANFFAPKMVSEKRIYDRDQSRYKSKGLHFRHTDNTVQWLRAMESVGLPKIFYPETTDVYDRKNMPKVVYCIHALSLYLYKLGIAPQIQDLLGKVAFTEEEISNMRSELEKYGIQMPAFSKIGGILANELSVDEAALHAAVIAINDAIDRGQASVTMGALNNPNAMLKNTQEALAQDYQDTLSQAKARKQNQSAGKRSSIATEERDVYEELLTQQEIQGCLDCVNIQAAVRKVNHAVSNQDQAALLAALRMEALALLGVQESNCRWYLEHFTTYCQHKSKDGGRAVMVDKEEIQRVVSSCNDFAEAEKRKLEAVAAINSAIRLGNAAETVEELMNPEAQLPIVYQTAASLYQAELFSLQLQAGRSGLSHEELSVAVEMLSAVAVLNEVLDTKDPQAVIEQLTDSPLGFTNMDQDNLNRYADTLIKQREEALAKGQEFLTWNDVQKCIDTVNVQVHEEHERIIAIAEINEALNSGDHQQTLAALLLPTAKLTGVNPATAKHYHDVLQYTKQLLCQSSGDESAVLWLDQIQEAIHTANQDEEEALTLAGAVADINRTVAEGDSKNTLQALQVPSAGLKAVLPECADTYQTELAQRQTKSAAKGSTDSVWVKHCIKDRYHYYYNLETRQGTWEEPEGFEHNGDHLSKEEIQAVVSSVTAEYNREQLWLANESLVTQLQARVRGYLVRKKHAQRMEYLHQQEPHVVRLQACWKGYKQRKMYQDRMNLLHKNVASIVKIQSVVKMWKAKRKYGQRLQFFKDHEKEIVKIQAFLKANKARDDYRTLTGAKDPPLSVVRKFVHLLEQSPLDLQEEQEVTRLREEVVTNIRSNQQMEKDLNLMDIKIGLLVKNRITLQDVVSHNKKMKSKKNKASKDDLTAADKLGIKGLNKGKRRKLEAYQHLFYLLQTNPPYLAKLIFQMPQNKSTKFMDTVIFTLYNYASNQREEYLLLKLFKTALEEEINSKVDQIQDIVTGNPTVIKMVVSFNRGARGHNTLRQLLAPVVKDIIEDKHLGINTNPVDVYKAWVNQLETATGEASKLPYEVTPEQAMSHEEVRHRLEASSLALRSATDKVLNSIVSSLDNIPYGMRYIAKVLKNTLHERFPDASEDELMKIVGNLLYYRYMNPAIVAPDGFDIIDMSAGGQLHLDQRRNLGSVAKMLQHAAANKLFEGENAHMTPLNNYISQTYEKFRVFFQSACDVPEPEEKFNIDEYSDMVTLSKPIIYISIEEIINTHSLLLEHLEAISPDPSDLLHELLQDLGDVPDVETFLGEGSVDPNDPNRESALSQLAKTEISLTLTSKFELLEGDDKDLKTLMTKTKKLIVDVIRIQNGETLPEILETHASAPQEVEHTKMVERRAVQDAQTPEGLKSSPAVLEDSQLPLEQKKRKILRNLRNLEQAGLVAGSNKYQDLINDISKDIRYQRRYRQRRKAELVKLQQTLTALNSKTAFYQDQMNYYDTYIKTCLDNLNRKNSRRSIKLDSKGDDKGSKKWKPQSLKYTAARLHEKGVILEIEGLQTNQFKNVMFDISPTEEVGDFEVKAKFMGVEMEKVQLHFQDLLQLQYEGVAVMKMFDKAKVNVNLLIFLLNKKFYGK; encoded by the exons ATGCACCATGAAGAAACCGCCACTTTACAAAAGCCACGATATGGAA CCATCCAGGATGACGAGAGGCTGTCTGCAGAGgagatggatgagaggagaCGACAGAACATCGCTTACGAGTACCTGTGTCACCTGGAGGAGGCCAAACG GTGGATGGAGGCCTGCCTCGAGGAGGACTTGCCCCTCACCACAGAACTGGAGGAGGGGCTGAGGAATGGCGTCTACCTTGGCAAGCTTGCCAACTTTTTCGCTCCAAAAATGGTGTCTGAGAAAAGGATCTACGACAGAGACCAGTCCCGCTATAAG AGCAAAGGGCTGCACTTCCGACACACCGACAACACCGTGCAGTGGCTCAGAGCCATGGAGTCAGTGGGTCTCCCCAAG ATATTCTATCCTGAAACGACAGATGTGTACGATCGCAAAAACATGCCCAAGGTGGTGTACTGCATACACGCACTGAG CCTGTACCTGTACAAACTGGGGATTGCACCACAGATCCAGGACCTGCTGGGCAAAGTGGCGTTCACAG AGGAAGAGATCAGTAACATGAGGAGTGAGCTGGAGAAGTACGGCATTCAAATGCCAGCTTTCAGTAAGATTGGAGGAATCCTGGCCAATGAGCTCTCAGTGGATGAAGCTGCCC TGCATGCCGCTGTGATTGCCATCAATGATGCGATCGACAGAGGTCAGGCTTCAGTGACAATGGGAGCCCTGAATAATCCTAACGCAATGTTGAAGAACACCCAGGAAGCTCTGGCCCAGGACTACCAAGACACACTGAGCCAGGCCAAGGCTCGGAAGCAGAATCAGTCCGCAGGGAAG CGCTCGTCAATTGCTACTGAAGAAAGAGACGTTTATGAGGAGCTGCTCACTCAGCAGGAGATCCAGGGCTGCCTCGACTGTGTCAACA TCCAGGCAGCAGTGAGGAAGGTGAATCACGCGGTGTCGAACCAGGACCAGGCTGCTCTGTTGGCTGCGCTGAGGATGGAAGCTCTGGCCCTGCTGGGTGTTCAGGAGTCAAACTGTCGCTGGTACCTGGAACATTTTACCACCTACTGCCAGCATAAATCCAAG gatggagggagggcgGTGATGGTGGACAAAGAGGAGATTCAGAGAGTTGTCAGCTCTTGTAATGACTTTGCTGAGGCAGAGAAACGAA AACTGGAGGCAGTTGCCGCGATCAATTCAGCCATTCGTCTTGGCAACGCAGCGGAGACggtggaggagctgatgaaCCCTGAGGCTCAGCTGCCGATCGTCTACCAAACCGCTGCCAGCCTCTATCAGGCTGAGCTTTTCAGTCTGCAGCTACAAGCGGGCCGG TCCGGCTTGAGCCATGAGGAGCTGAGTGTAGCTGTGGAGATGCTGTCAGCTGTAGCGGTGCTGAACGAGGTGCTGGACACCAAAGACCCTCAGGCTGTGATTGAGCAGCTGACGGACTCTCCTCTGGGCTTCACGAACATGGACCAAGACAACCTCAACAG ATATGCTGACACGCTtatcaaacagagagaggaggctctCGCCAAGGGCCAAGAGTTCCTCACCTGGAACGACGTTCAAAAATGCATCGACACAGTCAACGTGCAGGTCCACGAGGAGCACGAAC GGATCATAGCTATAGCTGAGATCAATGAGGCACTTAACTCAGGCGATCACCAGCAGACGCTCGCTGCGCTGCTCCTCCCTACAGCCAAGTTGACGGGGGTGAACCCAGCCACAGCCAAACACTACCATGATGTCCTACAGTATACCAAGCAACTCCTCTGTCAG AGCTCTGGAGATGAGTCTGCAGTATTGTGGCTGGACCAAATCCAAGAGGCCATACACACAGCCAaccaggatgaagaggaggctcTCACAT TGGCTGGAGCAGTAGCTGATATTAACAGAACGGTGGCTGAGGGGGACTCTAAGAACACACTGCAGGCTTTGCAAGTTCCCAGTGCTGGACTTAAAGCGGTGCTTCCTGAATGTGCTGACACATACCAGACTGAACtagcacagagacaaacaaagagtGCTGCTAAAG GCAGCACTGATAGTGTGTGGGTGAAACATTGCATCAAGGACAGATATCACTACTATTATAACCTGGAAACTAGACAGGGCACCTGGGAAGAGCCTGAAGGATTTGAGCATAATGGTGACCATCTCAGTAAAGAAGAAATCCAG GCCGTCGTCAGCAGTGTGACTGCAGAATATAACAGGGAGCAATTGTGGTTGGCCAATGAGTCCTTGGTGACCCAGCTGCAGGCGAGGGTCAGAGGTTACCTGGTGAGGAAGAAGCATGCCCAGAGAATGGAGTATCTCCACCAACAGGAGCCACATGTGGTCAGACTGCAG gcTTGCTGGAAAGGttacaaacagaggaaaatgtacCAAGACAGGATGAATTTACTTCATAAAAATGTTGCCTCCATTGTCAAG atCCAGTCTGTGGTGAAAATGTGGAAAGCCAAACGTAAATACGGTCAGAGGTTGCAGTTCTTCAAAGATCAT GAAAAAGAAATCGTGAAAATCCAGGCTTTTCTAAAGGCCAACAAAGCCAGAGATGACTACAGAACCCTCA CTGGGGCCAAAGACCCTCCTCTGTCAGTGGTGCGCAAGTTTGTCCACTTATTGGAGCAGAGCCCCTTGGACCTTCaggaagagcaggaagtgacgCGGCTCAGGGAGGAAGTGGTCACCAATATTCGCTCCAATCAGCAGATGGAGAAAGACTTGAACCTGATGGACATAAAGATCGGACTGCTGGTGAAGAACAGGATCACTCTGCAG gaTGTTGTGTCCCATAATAAGAAAATGAAGAGCAAGAAAAATAAAGCGAGTAAAGATGACTTGACTGCAGCTGACAAACTGGGTATTAAGGGTCTAAATAAAGGCAAAAGAAGGAAACTGGAGGCCTACCAGCATCTCTtttacctgctgcag ACCAATCCACCTTACCTGGCCAAGCTGATCTTCCAGATGCCCCAAAACAAGTCCACTAAGTTTATGGACACTGTGATCTTCACCTTGTACAACTACGCCTCTAACCAGAGAGAGGAATACCTGCTGCTCAAACTCTTCAAGACTGCTCTGGAGGAGGAAATCAA TTCTAAGGTGGACCAGATCCAGGACATAGTGACGGGCAACCCAACAGTCATCAAGATGGTGGTGAGCTTCAACAGAGGGGCACGCGGCCACAACACGCTCAGGCAACTTCTGGCTCCAGTGGTCAAAGACATCATTGAGGACAAGCATTTAGGCATTAACACCAACCCAGTGGACGTGTACAAAGCCTGGGTCAACCAGCTGGAGACGGCGACTGGAGAGGCCAG CAAGCTGCCGTACGAAGTGACTCCCGAGCAGGCCATGTCACACGAGGAAGTACGCCACAGGCTGGAGGCATCCAGTCTGGCGCTGCGGTCTGCTACAGATAAGGTCTTGAACTCAATTGTGTCCTCACTGGATAACATCCC tTATGGCATGAGATACATAGCAAAAGTTCTGAAGAACACCCTCCATGAAAGGTTTCCAGATGCCTCAGAGGATGAGCTGATGAAG ATTGTGGGAAACCTGCTGTACTACCGCTACATGAACCCAGCCATCGTGGCCCCTGACGGCTTCGACATCATCGACATGTCAGCTGGAGGGCAGCTTCACTTGGACCAGCGTCGCAACCTGGGTTCTGTGGCAAAGATGCTGCAGCACGCCGCTGCTAATAAGCTGTTTGAGGGCGAGAATGCACATATGACGCCACTGAACAACTACATATCTCAGACCTATGAGAAGTTTAG GGTATTTTTCCAGTCGGCATGTGATGTCCCTGAACCCGAGGAGAAGTTCAACATTGATGAATACTCAGACATGGTGACTCTAAGCAAGCCTATCATCTACATCTCAATAGAGGAGATCATCAATACCCACTCG CTGCTCCTGGAACATCTGGAGGCCATCTCTCCCGACCCCAGTGACTTGTTgcatgagctgctgcaggacctGGGAGACGTCCCTGATGTAGAGACATTTCTCG GCGAAGGTTCAGTCGACCCAAACGACCCGAACAGAGAGAGTGCTCTGAGCCAGCTGGCCAAGACGGAGATCTCCCTCACCCTCACCAGCAAGTTCGAGCTTCTGGAAGGAGACGACAAAGACTTAAAGACTCTAATGACAAA gacaaAGAAGCTTATCGTGGATGTGATCCGGATTCAGAATGGAGAGACCTTGCCTGAAATTCTTGAGACCCATGCCTCTGCCCCACAG GAGGTGGAACATACTAAAATGGTAGAGCGCCGGGCAGTCCAGGACGCTCAGACCCCGGAGGGCCTGAAGAGCAGCCCGGCAGTGCTGGAGGACAGCCAGCTGCCTCtcgagcagaagaagaggaaaatccTGAGGAACCTCCGCAACCTGGAGCAGGCTGGCCTCGTCGCTGGTAGTAACAAATACCAGGACCTCATCAATGACATCTCAAAG GACATTCGCTACCAAAGACGctacaggcagaggaggaaggccGAGCTGGTGAAGCTCCAGCAGACGCTGACAGCACTCAACTCCAAAACAGCCTTCTACCAGGACCAGATGAACTACTATGACACCTACATCAAGACCTGCCTGGACAACCTCAACCGGAA GAATTCTCGCAGATCGATTAAACTGGACAGCAAAGGAGACGATAAGGGCAGCAAGAAGTGGAAGCCACAGTCTCTGAAGTACACTGCAGCCAGACTGCATGAGAAGGGGGTCATCCTGGAGATAGAAGGACTTCAGACAAACCA GttcaaaaatgtcatgtttgacATCTCACCCACTGAGGAAGTTGGGGATTTTGAGGTGAAGGCCAAATTTATGGGAGTTGAGATGGAAAAGGTCCAGCTTCATTTCCAG GacctccttcagctgcagtaCGAAGGCGTGGCCGTCATGAAGATGTTCGACAAAGCCAAAGTGAACGTTAATctgctcatcttcctcctcaacAAAAAATTCTATGGAAAATGA
- the f2r gene encoding proteinase-activated receptor 1 isoform X1, translated as MVQPSLGLLVLFSLLSSALASQNGSALLPRTFSGHFVMVTAEPVDYLDLSVLDSLRDDGGSGSGSEQEPVKRHDLHGPHHHPQKHYFVSEEAKGFLQGRLATGFVPTIYTLVFIISVPLNLAAMVMFVHHIRPRKPAVIYMLNLACADLLFGLLLPFKIAYHYNGNNWIYGSFMCRVVTAAFYCNMYCSVLLMTCISIDRFLAVVYPMNSLTWRSPQTASAVCAAMWLLALGGVSPLLISGQTIHLPDLGITTCHDVQDVETLQAYYLYFFPIYSSVFFFIPLVFTVVCYVRIIQALAAANVENRSRKTRAVVMAVVVLVVFVVCFTPTNIILMVHYVQVSHKSSDTSYQAYLLSMCVGSLSCCLDPVLYYFGSSQCQKQMAALLRCRRLTPAESSSGTQSTRTSGRTDSSRSYKMDSVQSGLGSHYSRLVA; from the exons ATGGTTCAGCCGTCACTcgggttgttggtgttgttttctctcctcagctctgcgCTCGCCTCCCAAAATG GCTCGGCGCTGCTCCCTCGGACGTTCTCTGGTCACTTTGTGATGGTCACTGCTGAGCCCGTGGACTACCTCGACCTGTCTGTGTTAGACAGTCTGAGGGATGACGGGGGGTCCGGCTCAGGGTCGGAACAGGAGCCGGTGAAAAGACACGACCTCCACGGGCCGCACCACCATCCCCAGAAACACTACTTTGTCTCAGAGGAAGCTAAAGGTTTTCTCCAGGGTCGTCTGGCAACAGGCTTCGTCCCGACCATTTATACCCTCGTCTTCATCATCAGCGTGCCCCTCAACCTCGCTGCCATGGTGATGTTTGTGCATCACATCCGTCCCAGAAAGCCGGCTGTCATCTACATGCTGAACCTGGCCTGCGCCGACCTGCTTTTCGGCCTGCTCCTTCCCTTCAAGATTGCCTACCATTACAACGGCAACAACTGGATCTACGGCTCCTTCATGTGCAGAGTCGTCACGGCGGCTTTCTACTGCAACATGTATTGCTCCGTGCTCCTCATGACGTGCATCAGCATTGACCGTTTCCTGGCCGTGGTTTACCCCATGAACTCGCTGACGTGGCGCAGCCCTCAGACAGCTTCAGCCGTGTGTGCTGCCATGTGGCTGTTGGCCCTCGGAGGAGTATCCCCTCTGCTGATCTCTGGGCAAACCATCCATTTGCCAGACCTGGGCATCACCACCTGCCATGATGTGCAGGATGTGGAAACCCTACAGGCTTATTATCTTTACTTCTTCCCAATCtactcctctgtcttcttcttcatccctcTTGTCTTCACTGTCGTCTGTTACGTGCGCATCATTCAGGCTCTGGCAGCAGCCAATGTGGAGAACCGCTCCAGGAAGACTCGAGCTGTGGTGATGGCCGTGGTCGTGCTGGTGGTGTTTGTGGTCTGCTTCACCCCCACCAACATCATCCTCATGGTTCACTATGTTCAGGTGTCCCACAAGTCCAGTGACACTTCCTACCAGGCGTACCTGCTCTCCATGTGTGTGGGTagcctcagctgctgtctggATCCGGTCCTCTATTACTTTGGCTCCTCTCAGTGCCAGAAGCAGATGGCGGCGCTGCTCAGATGTAGGCGACTGAccccagcagagagcagctcaggaACGCAAAGTACAAGAACCAGCGGGCGGACGGACAGCAGCAGGTCATACAAGATGGACAGTGTTCAAAGTGGCCTGGGGAGCCATTACAGCAGGCTGGTGGCTTAA
- the f2rl2 gene encoding proteinase-activated receptor 3, whose translation MADLVPGLLICLMAVQTIQHDGNRTRTNTNSSPGAMPKTFRGKTNNLNQTKLLPALSYPSTNPWLYADSEDAVTAYTKGVLSTWVIPSSYILAMLVGIPSNAYILAFLRFRAKSFSTAVLYLNLALSDLLLLLSLALRVHYHFNGNDWTFGEISCRLITALFYGNVYCSAQTIACISLRRYLAVVRPFLYRRLSKTTLAAWTCLVVWFLFGAAIVPELLVRQSYRVAQLGVTTCHDILPLEEKSHSLLVPYRLMLVCLGFMVPFLICIYAHVAVVYHLGQSGCDWRPFIRVTTVVFVIFVVCFLPSGILHIAHYIRLFSSGDDRLYGYYRVAVCLCCFHSCLDPFLCMLISRTAASEIQFISLHGKPKRSAVMM comes from the exons ATGGCCGACCTTGTGCCAGGACTACTCATTTGTTTGATGGCAGTGCAGACAATTCAGCATGATG GAAACAGAACCAGGACAAACACCAATAGTTCACCTGGTGCGATGCCAAAAACCTTCAGGGGGAAGACGAACAACCTTAATCAGACGAAGCTGCTGCCGGCTCTGTCCTACCCCAGCACAAACCCCTGGCTGTATGCGGACTCGGAGGACGCAGTGACAGCCTATACCAAAGGGGTCCTCAGCACCTGGGTCATACCTTCATCGTACATCCTGGCCATGCTGGTGGGTATCCCCTCCAACGCCTACATTCTGGCCTTTCTCAGATTCAGAGCAAAGTCCTTCTCCACAGCAGTCCTTTACCTGAACCTGGCTTTGTCCgacctgctgctcctgctttcTCTGGCACTGCGAGTTCACTACCACTTCAACGGAAACGACTGGACATTTGGGGAAATCTCCTGCCGGCTCATCACCGCGTTGTTTTACGGCAACGTTTACTGTTCAGCTCAAACTATAGCATGCATCAGTCTGAGGCGCTACCTGGCTGTGGTCAGACCGTTTCTGTACAGACGGCTGAGTAAGACGACGCTGGCTGCGTGGACGTGCTTGGTGGTCTGGTTCCTGTTTGGCGCTGCTATCGTGCCTGAGCTGCTGGTCAGGCAGAGCTACCGGGTTGCCCAGCTGGGAGTCACCACCTGCCACGACATACTTCCCCTAGAAGAAAAATCCCATTCTCTACTGGTGCCATACAGGCTGATGCTGGTTTGTCTGGGCTTCATGGTGCCCTTCCTGATTTGTATCTATGCCCATGTGGCCGTGGTATACCACCTCGGGCAATCGGGGTGTGACTGGAGGCCGTTTATCAGGGTCACCACTGTGGTTTTCGTCATctttgtggtgtgttttttgCCGAGCGGCATCCTGCACATCGCCCACTACATCCGCCTGTTTTCCAGTGGGGATGACAGACTGTATGGGTACTACAGAGTAGcggtgtgtctgtgctgcttccaCAGTTGTCTGGATCCCTTCCTGTGTATGCTCATTTCCAGGACGGCAGCCTCAGAAATACAATTCATCTCCCTCCACGGGAAACCTAAGAGGTCGGCTGTTATGATGTGA
- the f2r gene encoding proteinase-activated receptor 1 isoform X2, whose translation MVQPSLGLLVLFSLLSSALASQNGSALLPRTFSGHFVMVTAEPVDYLDLSVLDSLRDDGGSGSGSEQEPVKRHDLHGPHHHPQKHYFVSEEAKGFLQGRLATGFVPTIYTLVFIISVPLNLAAMVMFVHHIRPRKPAVIYMLNLACADLLFGLLLPFKIAYHYNGNNWIYGSFMCRVVTAAFYCNMYCSVLLMTCISIDRFLAVVYPMNSLTWRSPQTASAVCAAMWLLALGGVSPLLISGQTIHLPDLGITTCHDVQDVETLQAYYLYFFPIYSSVFFFIPLVFTVVCYVRIIQALAAANVENRSRKTRAVVMAVVVLVVFVVCFTPTNIILMVHYVQVSHKSSDTSYQAYLLSMCVGSLSCCLDPVLYYFGSSQCQKQMAALLRCRRLTPAESSSGTQSTRTSGRTDSSRSYKMDSVQSGLGSHYSRQLTTQCRATSERAALQSNFLTALVNCCTPSFKGLS comes from the exons ATGGTTCAGCCGTCACTcgggttgttggtgttgttttctctcctcagctctgcgCTCGCCTCCCAAAATG GCTCGGCGCTGCTCCCTCGGACGTTCTCTGGTCACTTTGTGATGGTCACTGCTGAGCCCGTGGACTACCTCGACCTGTCTGTGTTAGACAGTCTGAGGGATGACGGGGGGTCCGGCTCAGGGTCGGAACAGGAGCCGGTGAAAAGACACGACCTCCACGGGCCGCACCACCATCCCCAGAAACACTACTTTGTCTCAGAGGAAGCTAAAGGTTTTCTCCAGGGTCGTCTGGCAACAGGCTTCGTCCCGACCATTTATACCCTCGTCTTCATCATCAGCGTGCCCCTCAACCTCGCTGCCATGGTGATGTTTGTGCATCACATCCGTCCCAGAAAGCCGGCTGTCATCTACATGCTGAACCTGGCCTGCGCCGACCTGCTTTTCGGCCTGCTCCTTCCCTTCAAGATTGCCTACCATTACAACGGCAACAACTGGATCTACGGCTCCTTCATGTGCAGAGTCGTCACGGCGGCTTTCTACTGCAACATGTATTGCTCCGTGCTCCTCATGACGTGCATCAGCATTGACCGTTTCCTGGCCGTGGTTTACCCCATGAACTCGCTGACGTGGCGCAGCCCTCAGACAGCTTCAGCCGTGTGTGCTGCCATGTGGCTGTTGGCCCTCGGAGGAGTATCCCCTCTGCTGATCTCTGGGCAAACCATCCATTTGCCAGACCTGGGCATCACCACCTGCCATGATGTGCAGGATGTGGAAACCCTACAGGCTTATTATCTTTACTTCTTCCCAATCtactcctctgtcttcttcttcatccctcTTGTCTTCACTGTCGTCTGTTACGTGCGCATCATTCAGGCTCTGGCAGCAGCCAATGTGGAGAACCGCTCCAGGAAGACTCGAGCTGTGGTGATGGCCGTGGTCGTGCTGGTGGTGTTTGTGGTCTGCTTCACCCCCACCAACATCATCCTCATGGTTCACTATGTTCAGGTGTCCCACAAGTCCAGTGACACTTCCTACCAGGCGTACCTGCTCTCCATGTGTGTGGGTagcctcagctgctgtctggATCCGGTCCTCTATTACTTTGGCTCCTCTCAGTGCCAGAAGCAGATGGCGGCGCTGCTCAGATGTAGGCGACTGAccccagcagagagcagctcaggaACGCAAAGTACAAGAACCAGCGGGCGGACGGACAGCAGCAGGTCATACAAGATGGACAGTGTTCAAAGTGGCCTGGGGAGCCATTACAGCAGGC